The Zootoca vivipara chromosome 4, rZooViv1.1, whole genome shotgun sequence genome has a segment encoding these proteins:
- the CHORDC1 gene encoding cysteine and histidine-rich domain-containing protein 1: MALLCYNRGCGQRFDPEANVGESCTYHPGVPVFHDALKGWSCCKRRTTDFSDFLSIAGCTKGLHNSEKPPEPVKPEVKTTSERKELADLKPKFQEHIIQAPKPVEAIQRPSPDEPMSCLQLKVSASLKQALEKLKLSSGNEIKKEDDSDEIKIGTPCKNSGCKKTFEGPHSMEETCTYHAGVPIFHEGMKYWSCCKRKTSDFNTFLSQEGCAAGIHAWIKKDAEKKVVPCRHDWHQTGGEVTISIYAKNSIPELSHVEANSTVLNIHIVFEGDKEFNQNLNLWGVIDVKRSYVNMTATKIELTMRKAEPMLWAGLELPVSKVKPKEQQEIAAQA, encoded by the exons ATGGCTCTGCTGTGCTACAACCGGGGCTGCGGGCAGCGCTTCGACCCCGAGGCCAACGTGGGCG AGTCCTGTACCTATCACCCAGGAGTACCAGTCTTTCATGATGCTCTTAAA GGCTGGTCATGCTGTAAAAGAAGGACCACAGACTTTTCTGACTTCTTAAGCATTGCA GGCTGTACAAAGGGCTTACATAATAGTGAGAAGCCCCCTGAACCTGTCAAACCTGAAGTTAAAACTACCTCTGAGCGAAAGGAGTTAGCTGACCTGAAACCTAAATTTCAAGAACACATAATTCAGGCACCAAAGCCTGTGGAAGCAATACAGAGGCCTAG CCCAGATGAGCCGATGAGTTGCTTGCAGCTGAAAGTATCTGCTTCCTTGAAGCAAGCATTAGAGAAGCTAAAGCTGTCGTCGGGCAACGAAATAAAAAAAG AGGATGATAGTGATGAGATAAAGATTGGGACTCCATGTAAAAATTCAGGCTGTAAAAAG ACATTTGAAGGACCACACAGCATGGAAGAAACATGTACATACCACGCAGGTGTCCCTATATTCCATGAAGG GATGAAATACTGGAGTTGCTGCAAGAGGAAAACATCAGACTTCAATACTTTCTTGTCTCAAGAGGGTTGTGCGGCAGGAATACATGCATGGATTAAGAAGGATGCT GAGAAAAAAGTGGTTCCATGCAGGCACGATTGGCATCAAACTGGAGGTGAAGTGACAATTTCTATTTATGCCAAGAATTCCATTCCTGAGCTTAGTCACGTAGAAGCAAATAGCACGGTG TTAAATATCCATATCGTCTTTGAAGGTGATAAGGAATTTAATCAGAATCTGAATCTATGGGGT GTGATTGATGTGAAAAGGAGCTACGTAAATATGACGGCTACAAAGATTGAGCTCACGATGAGGAAAGCTGAGCCCATGTTATGGGCAGGCTTGGAACTCCCAGTATCCAAAGTAAAACCAAAAGAGCAGCAAGAAATTGCGGCGCAAGCTTGA